In Aedes albopictus strain Foshan chromosome 3, AalbF5, whole genome shotgun sequence, the genomic window ACTGAACATGGCACTATCTtattatggcacaaatttcccaaatggaggagaacgtgcctatggagccgacctactgatcttATTATGTCACAAAACTAATTTCATGTATAATCAGTTTTACACCATAATCCTGAAAAACACATGCTTTTACTTTAATGCGAACTGGAATAACTTTGGGTCGTAATAGGTTAAGCTTGAgagacaaaacaaaacaaatcttCGTCGCACATTCACCGCAAACACGGTGCTCATTCTTCTTACATGTTAAATTTCCCACACGTCAAAGTCGTGCCATTATTTATGACTGACTGACTGATACCGTTTGATACTGATTTCACTTTGCCAAATTGTCTTGTGCTGGGAGTATCAGTTCAGTTCTTTTTGATCTGGAGCACGTGTTTTGTCGTAAAAGCATGAAAACAATATGTAGTGACGTTCGTGTGCTTTCTATAGCACTGAGGGCATAGCGGAGCAAAAGAAGTTAGAAGCAAATTATTGAAATGATGTGATATTGAAAATGTCCTTCCCGTACCATATGAAACATTCATGCGAAAATAAGCCTCGAAAAATAACAGCTGAGGACAGGCACATCTCCCGGTAGGATCGTTCATgcgtcgaaataaaaaaatactgtcGATGATCTTAGCCGTATTGCTTCGCCTATTGATAACCATGACAGTTGATTGCTTCGCACCAGTTATTAATCGGATTCGGCGAAAGATTGTAAATTATGAGGTGCTATTTCATTTGAAGCTGGACGTTCGTGAATTACGGTCTGAATTCGTGCCGTTGCGGCACGAAACGAAAGAAGATTACAACGATCGGACGAGGTGCCATGGATGTGGTTACAAAGTTTTTCTCATTGAAGCAGTCGGAAGCTGATCGTGCACTGGGACTGGAAACGGCCAGCGAATATCGGGAGCGATGGATATCGATTCGGGTGATGTACTATACCGGATTTCTGGTTTACGTTGCGTTCGGAATAATCACGACTTCTGCGTGGCCGTATCTGAGAAGTGTGAGGAGAATGTTACATAATTTGGGTATTAGTGGCTGTGTTTAATAGTTACTGCTTTCAGCTGGATCCAGATGCAGAGAAGGCTTTCCTGACGTATGTGTTTGCTATACAATCGGTGGTACAGCTTGTGTTTAGTCCAATTTTCGGATGGTGGAACAACAAGCTGCCTTCCGTAAGGAAGCCCATGTTATTCTTTCTTGTGGCGTACGTGGCTGGTCAGATTCTGTACGCCTTGATCGAAGAGATCGACGCTTACGAAAAGTACATGCTACTCATTTCTCGAGGATTGTTTGGAATAGCATCCGTGTCGTGCACGATCTACAGAGCTTACATGTCATCGGCTACGACTGTTGCGGAAAGAACAAAAGCCATGTCGTTTCTATCCCTGGCGCAAACGTGTGGTTTGTTGGCAGGATCGGCAGTACATCCTCTGTTTTCCCTACTGGGTGAAGACGGTTTCTCCTTCATTGGACTGTTTCGAGTAAACATGTATACCGCAGTAGGGTGGTTCTGTGCAGTTCTTGGATGTGTTAATCTGATCCTAATGATGCCTTTCGTGTTCAAAGATCAACACATTGCACTGAAAGAAGCGATGAATGGTCAAGACGTAACGGCCACTAAAGATGTGTGGAAGTCGATGGAGTTGAAATATCTGCCTATTACTCTCATGGTGGCTGCCTTCGCCTTGCTGATGTTCGTGTACTCGGCAATCCAAACGTAAGTATTGTTATTCTCCAACATGATGAATTCTCTAAGACTTTTTCTAACTGCTTCAAGGATAATTTAACTGGATCATAAAATACCATGAAATAATACATTTGGACATGTCATGGCATGGGAGGTCTAAAACCtccttttatgcatgttattttcatgcacttttaattttaagaatcttttttatgccctgcataaaaagaggaaaagTTACTCAGtatcaatattgtgcataaggaaatgccatgattcttcggcttagtgggtagtctataaatggcatgattcagggacatttcgaattgacttttcgacaACTGATGATTTGATGCAACGGTcatagacgctattttgaacttgtagatttgttttcaacgaataataactattttacaaattaaatgtgtgccgaatattgaggccatttttttcactatgtacccaaatcttggctcattagtaaagtgacgtcaaaaacatcaataaagtgacgtcaacaacattgcttgcgtataaACCAGAAAGAAAGAACAGGAAGaatgattttgtgtgcggtgactgtagaAATACATCACAAAAAATGGGTTGCgttgtttttgttactaaattaTGAAATAACTgtattttaagtgatttattcatagttttggtgaaaatttgtctccgaaaatgtaatttgatagtaagattggtgaacaaacagtgataatacttcagcagacatattgaaaaaatgagagaataagtggttctagcgctcGGAAAGCAATAGGCTAACGTTGTGTCCACTAATAGACCAATTTGTGTACTGTAGACCAACATTGCATACCATCTTTTCAACGTAAGTAAGCGAGTTCtggaatatttacgttagttcacttccaagtggtgaaacatgcattatcTAGAATGCGTGATAGGGACAACATgtcatttctagtgctattaattcacgagttatggtcaaaattgtcaaagcgGCTTGCATATTATGCCAAGGTATggtacattagtatgggacaaacatcaaattctcgctccagtcgacttttttgattccatttaggtcccatatgaactgcacaaaatttcagcgcaatcggtgaaactataatttagcgcaagcggttcaaagtttgcataggatttactatgggaaaagttacactttcagataaaaaatcccagag contains:
- the LOC109621448 gene encoding major facilitator superfamily domain-containing protein 8 isoform X4 translates to MDVVTKFFSLKQSEADRALGLETASEYRERWISIRVMYYTGFLVYVAFGIITTSAWPYLRSLDPDAEKAFLTYVFAIQSVVQLVFSPIFGWWNNKLPSVRKPMLFFLVAYVAGQILYALIEEIDAYEKYMLLISRGLFGIASVSCTIYRAYMSSATTVAERTKAMSFLSLAQTCGLLAGSAVHPLFSLLGEDGFSFIGLFRVNMYTAVGWFCAVLGCVNLILMMPFVFKDQHIALKEAMNGQDVTATKDVWKSMELKYLPITLMVAAFALLMFVYSAIQTLLSPIALDQFGWSNEDSLFYLGILMTVGALISCILFLLLDPMCKRFTESNVLVYGAMFALFVSQLLLIPFGSDPITSVANEGNFTDGNSTITTIPGCPATQEWCQWIPPIGKVQFTISYTLLCVSFSIGTTLSQAVFSKLLGPRPQGTWMALLTCAGSAARILGPGSVTIYVLFGTYWTFGAGTILAGLVFLWMWFYRDSLQPAKPAVTAELAEELKVLNSTKLRQ